A genomic segment from Arcobacter acticola encodes:
- a CDS encoding HpcH/HpaI aldolase/citrate lyase family protein — protein MTSAIDLSKLTANDDLTPVLGGYWPGIQIYYPPIKFNPLDGTYESMEQAKLRLQKHAYKTKAHTVLFDLEDGCRQKAMSRELLIQELPKFPERTFQIAVRINPFRTDEYEEDLKMLKQIHQYIDVIVLAKAGEVYGSAEIRDLSSWLISIGSNLTIQPIIEHPKSLQIADRLMDHSTVKHVVFGIHDFSKAMAYKITPQGWINELETFFNMLTMEARIKGKGVIGGVEVMLTPHSLPDNCVEKKDIRRWLDLHGDDASRHVYAHAIRENAMGLTGKQVITPNHINVCKVAFTPSPKEIEKDIRILKEAINADALLSGAIRYEGEMLDPPMFGKSLQNILRAYALRSLAKEDEIFALSVLNRMPIHTFKENWPYGQI, from the coding sequence ATGACTTCTGCAATAGATTTATCTAAATTAACAGCAAATGATGATTTAACACCAGTTCTTGGTGGATATTGGCCTGGTATTCAAATTTATTACCCACCAATTAAATTTAATCCATTAGATGGAACATATGAGAGTATGGAACAAGCAAAGCTTAGACTACAAAAACACGCTTATAAAACTAAAGCACATACAGTTTTATTTGACTTAGAAGATGGTTGTAGACAAAAAGCAATGTCAAGAGAACTTTTAATTCAAGAGTTACCAAAGTTTCCTGAAAGAACTTTCCAGATAGCTGTAAGAATAAATCCATTTAGAACAGATGAATATGAAGAAGATTTAAAAATGTTAAAACAAATTCATCAATACATTGATGTTATTGTTCTTGCGAAAGCTGGAGAAGTTTATGGATCTGCTGAAATTAGAGATTTATCATCTTGGTTAATTTCAATCGGTAGTAATTTAACAATTCAACCAATTATTGAACATCCAAAATCTCTTCAAATCGCTGATAGATTAATGGATCATTCAACTGTTAAACATGTTGTTTTTGGTATTCACGATTTCTCTAAAGCTATGGCTTATAAAATCACTCCTCAAGGATGGATTAATGAGTTAGAAACTTTCTTTAATATGCTTACGATGGAAGCTAGAATTAAAGGTAAAGGGGTTATTGGTGGAGTTGAAGTTATGTTAACACCACATTCACTACCTGATAATTGTGTTGAGAAAAAAGATATTAGAAGATGGTTAGATTTACATGGTGATGATGCATCAAGACATGTTTATGCTCATGCAATTAGAGAAAATGCAATGGGATTAACAGGTAAACAAGTTATTACCCCAAATCATATTAATGTTTGTAAAGTTGCTTTTACTCCTTCTCCTAAAGAAATTGAAAAAGACATAAGAATATTAAAAGAAGCTATCAATGCTGATGCACTATTAAGTGGAGCAATCAGATATGAAGGTGAAATGTTAGATCCACCAATGTTTGGTAAATCTTTACAAAATATTTTAAGAGCTTATGCATTAAGATCTTTAGCAAAAGAGGATGAGATTTTTGCATTATCTGTACTAAACAGAATGCCAATTCATACATTTAAAGAAAACTGGCCTTACGGTCAAATTTAG